Proteins found in one Pempheris klunzingeri isolate RE-2024b chromosome 6, fPemKlu1.hap1, whole genome shotgun sequence genomic segment:
- the tm4sf18 gene encoding transmembrane 4 L6 family member 1, with translation MCCSVGFARALGLALLPLALCCILANLLLLFPMGQITYIQQDRLASYIWYFGGLGGGGLLMLIPAVAFFTLGKCSCCWNESLMMCGSALAAVIGLVGSGYCFIMSGFALVQGPPCFTSFGWSYPFADQGGRYLLQPETWSRCLQPVHIVEWNVTLLCVLLGLAVLEFIICLLQLGNGLVNAVCRPCCYKQEYSLNA, from the exons ATGTGTTGTTCGGTGGGTTTCGCCAGGGCTCTGGGTCTGGCCCTGCTGCCTCTGGCCCTCTGCTGTATCCTGgccaacctgctgctgctctttcctATGGGACAAATCACCTACATCCAGCAGGACCGCCTGGCCAGCTACATCTGGTACTTTGGTGGactaggaggaggaggactgctg ATGCTGATTCCAGCTGTGGCCTTCTTCACTCTGGGGAAATGTAGCTGCTGCTGGAATGAGAGCTTAAtg ATGTGTGGGTCAGCGTTGGCAGCTGTGATCGGCCTGGTTGGGTCTGGCTACTGTTTCATCATGTCGGGCTTCGCCTTGGTGCAGGGTCCCCCGTGCTTCACGTCTTTTGGATGGTCGTACCCCTTTGCAGACCAGGGGGGCAG gTATCTCTTACAGCCGGAGACCTGGTCCCGGTGTCTTCAGCCAGTTCATATTGTTGAGTGGAACGTcacgctgctgtgtgtgttactgggCCTGGCTGTGCTGGAGTTCATCATCTGCCTCTTACAGCTGGGAAATGGTTTAGTCAACGCCGTCTGCCGGCCCTGTTGCTATAAGCAGGAGTATAGTCTTAATGCTTAG